In one Terriglobia bacterium genomic region, the following are encoded:
- a CDS encoding BON domain-containing protein yields MPKDWDTEHFERWMDTVHSNQHDDEHYGTAAGTPYQGGVFSSAMYGGGAEFYSVTGMYENPLLEKKHPGPHKGKGPKGYKRADDRIHDEICKHLSRHSLIDASLMDIQVENGVVTMTGEVTDRRMKYLAEDVVDDVTGVKEIHNKVRVAENRAA; encoded by the coding sequence ATGCCTAAAGATTGGGATACAGAGCATTTCGAACGATGGATGGATACGGTACACTCCAATCAGCACGACGACGAACATTACGGAACGGCTGCGGGAACGCCATATCAGGGCGGTGTTTTCAGTTCCGCCATGTACGGCGGCGGAGCGGAGTTCTACAGCGTTACCGGGATGTATGAGAACCCGCTTCTGGAGAAGAAACATCCCGGGCCGCACAAGGGTAAGGGACCGAAAGGATACAAGCGCGCGGACGACCGCATTCACGACGAGATCTGCAAGCATTTGTCGCGGCACTCTCTGATCGACGCAAGCCTAATGGATATTCAGGTCGAGAATGGGGTCGTGACGATGACGGGCGAAGTGACCGACCGGCGCATGAAGTATCTGGCCGAAGACGTCGTGGATGATGTGACGGGAGTGAAAGAAATTCACAACAAAGTACGCGTCGCTGAAAACCGCGCTGCGT